The following proteins come from a genomic window of Diorhabda sublineata isolate icDioSubl1.1 chromosome 7, icDioSubl1.1, whole genome shotgun sequence:
- the LOC130446729 gene encoding protein fem-1 homolog CG6966: MWKVDPVNERDLIFHELIDECKHAVPGARLSYTLRNKLEKYPIEVRRDIVNRVKVGCSPLFIACKKGQTEIVQYLIKVSAADIEQKGLFEVQEDRTTHVVTPLWCAAVSGKLQVVETLVLSGADINAVSDTGSTAVRSACYMTHFEIVKYLVAHGADINRPNYNGGTCLINSVQSAALCEFLVKSGAIINARDIQNKSALHYAIQEHRLETTKLLLRNGADYNAKSRYGDDALQMACLKGAVRIFEFLVMNIDYPPEKLANAHELLGATFLDEQNDLAVALHHWKIAIAIRQKHALYPKQPVMPPQEGYRYQKEFETLEELEAIADDVDLVRTQSLIITERILGPHHKDTIFRLMYRGASYADVLRYQRCIDLWRRALQIRIEKDSILYTDTCFSAQALVRLMMDYHYKFNFAEDKNKHQRFHDVISVFYLLTENIVEIRKLLTIRPVYKRQADFFDKMLKCITHLIYLMIETMTTEDQKVLVKRIITDFLKKNVRCVVLENTVLHLCVSKLNTIRSNYFMEEEPIMIFPQENVVRCLLECGAPVNARNEQGFTPLHLSVLTYNYSSWLVRLLLQYGAHIDQPNVIGKIPLDAINDLNNQLPTDIFVLNYLNLKCLCSRVICKYKIPYKNQIPKTLENYIHLHEP; this comes from the exons atgtGGAAAGTGGATCCTGTAAATGAAAGAGatttaatatttcatgaattaataGATGAATGTAAACATGCTGTTCCAGGTGCAAGGTTATCCTATACACTTAGAAATAAGTTAGAAAAATATCCAATAGAAGTACGTAGAGACATAGTGAATCGAGTAAAAGTGGGTTGTTCTCCGTTATTTATCGCCTGTAAAAAAGGACAAACCGAAATTGTTCAGTATCTAATTAAAGTTTCTGCTGCGGATATAGAACAAAAAGGACTATTTGAGGTACAGGAAGATAG GACAACCCATGTTGTAACGCCCTTATGGTGTGCAGCAGTTTCAGGAAAACTACAAGTGGTGGAAACTTTAGTTCTTAGTGGAGCAGACATAAATGCTGTATCTGACACGGGATCAACTGCCGTACGGTCAGCCTGTTACATGACAcattttgaaattgtaaaatACTTAGTAGCTCATGGTGCCGATATTAACAGACCCAACTATAATGGTGGCACGTGTTTAATAAATTCAGTACAAAGTGCAGCACTTTGTGAATTTTTGGTAAAGAGTGGAGCCATTATTAATGCGAGGGATATACAGAATAAAAGTGCCCTTCATTATGCCATTCAAGAACACAG ATTAGAAACGACGAAATTGTTATTAAGAAACGGTGCCGATTATAATGCAAAATCAAGATATGGTGACGATGCTTTACAAATGGCTTGTCTAAAAGGTGCCGTACGAATTTTCGAATTTCTCGTAATGAACATAGATTACCCTCCGGAAAAATTAGCCAATGCACACGAATTATTGGGAGCCACATTTCTAGATGAACAGAACGACTTAGCTGTTGCTCTACATCATTGGAAAATAGCTATAGCCATCAGACAGAAACATG CATTGTATCCTAAACAACCAGTGATGCCTCCACAGGAAGGATATAGATACCAGAAAGAATTCGAAACATTAGAGGAGTTAGAGGCTATTGCAGATGATGTTGATTTAGTTCGTACACAGAGTTTGATAATTACAGAAAGGATTTTAGGACCGCATCACAAAGATACTATATTTAG GTTAATGTATCGAGGTGCATCATATGCGGATGTATTGCGCTATCAACGTTGCATCGATCTCTGGAGGCGAGCTTTACAAATTCGTATTGAAAAAGATTCGATTCTCTACACGGATACCTGTTTTTCTGCTCAAGCTCTAGTTAGACTGATGATGGATTATcactataaatttaattttgccGAAGACAAGAACAAACACCAAAGATTCCATGACGTTATTTCCGTATTTTATCTTTTGACTGAGAATATCGTCG AAATAAGAAAACTTTTAACCATACGCCCTGTGTATAAACGACAAGCggattttttcgataaaatgctGAAATGTATAACTCATTTGATCTACCTTATGATAGAAACCATGACGACGGAAGATCAGAAGGTCCTAGTGAAACGGATCATCAcggattttttaaaaaagaacgTTCGATGCGTAGTGTTGGAGAACACAGTTTTACATTTGTGTGTTTCGAAATTGAACACGATCAGATCTAATTATTTTATGGAAGAGGAACCAAtt ATGATATTTCCTCAAGAAAACGTAGTGCGTTGTCTGCTAGAATGTGGAGCACCAGTAAATGCAAGAAATGAACAAGGTTTTACCCCACTTCATCTCAGCGTCCTGACTTACAACTATTCTTCCTGG ttgGTGAGGCTGTTGCTGCAATACGGCGCACACATCGATCAACCGAATGTCATAGGAAAAATACCATTGGACGCCATCAATGATCTCAATAACCAACTACCCACAGATATATTcgtattaaattatttgaatttaaaatgtcTCTGTTCGAGGGTAATTTGTAAATACAAAATTCCGTATAAAAATCAGATAccaaaaacattagaaaattacATACACTTACACGAAccataa